The Pseudophryne corroboree isolate aPseCor3 chromosome 2, aPseCor3.hap2, whole genome shotgun sequence genome has a segment encoding these proteins:
- the PCDH8 gene encoding protocadherin-8, whose product MTFKKGTCWSWNFHFWLLCFSTLFSISTCKTMRYRTYEEDDPGTVIGTLAEDMHLSLPGEGSFRLMKQFNSSLIRVRESDGQLSIGERIDREQICKQSLHCTLALDVVSFSKEQFKLIHVEVEVRDINDNSPHFPSPEILVEVSESAAVGTKIPLEIAVDEDVGSNSIQSFQISVNSHFSIDVQTRADGVKYADLVLMKELDRESQSEYTLELVAMDGGTPSRSGSAVVNVRVLDFNDNSPVFEKSAVTVDLMEDAPVGYLLLDLNAADPDEGANGEIVYGFSPQVAQEVRQLFKIDPKTGRLTLEGQVDFETKQTYEFDVQAQDLGPNPLSATCKVIVHVIDVNDNAPAISITPLTSISAGLAYITEAAAKDSFVALISTTDRDSGANGQVHCTLYGHEHFKLQQAYEDSYMIVTTSPLDRERIAEYNLTVVAEDLGSPPYKTIKQYTIRVSDENDNAPVFAKPVYEVSVLENNAPGAYITTVVARDPDLGHNGKVIYRLAESDVMGAPISTYVSLDPATGAIYALRTFNFEILQQLDLRIQASDGGSPQLTSSAIIRVKIVDQNDNAPVITNPVLSNGSAEVVLPARAPHGFLVTQIRARDADEGVGDELSFSLAEEGRNLFTINRVTGEVFLSADVSDELGQVFRTVVTVSDNGRPPLTATATVSFIITAATPPAHPEVMQPSSWEEKVPHWDVPLIVIIVLAGSCTLLLAAIITIATTCNRRRRESKAATAERDISELEKGEEDGEGLIDSQKGNLFDAFPNSSTPFTGTEVAAAPEVPVTEENYGTCLYDTQKRLRTTNNESYTPAPGYGKETGPTVTVWKGHSCNTISIREAEKFSGKDSGKGDSDFNDSDSDISGDALRKDLINHMQTGLWACTTECKILGHSDRCWSPSCGRPPNVHPAAMHTGQLSVSSFCKSTSLPRDPLHRDNYYQSSSTHAHFQKTGGLQSVYEKVPPKDYESRTITLISPPRSGRLPDLQEITMPLYKSPGTSRYVPSQDTTCEQDEL is encoded by the exons ATGACTTTTAAAAAAGGGACATGTTGGTCCTGGAATTTCCATTTTTGGCTTCTCTGTTTTTCCACCCTGTTTTCGATAAGTACATGTAAGACGATGCGTTACAGGACTTACGAAGAGGATGATCCTGGAACAGTGATAGGGACCTTGGCTGAAGACATGCACCTAAGCCTGCCTGGAGAGGGAAGTTTCCGATTAATGAAACAGTTTAACAGCTCGCTCATTCGAGTCAGGGAGAGTGATGGGCAGCTGAGCATTGGGGAGAGGATAGACCGGGAGCAGATCTGTAAGCAGTCCCTCCATTGTACCCTGGCTCTGGACGTGGTCAGCTTCTCCAAGGAGCAATTTAAACTGATTCACGTGGAAGTGGAGGTGAGAGACATCAATGATAACAGCCCTCACTTCCCTAGCCCTGAAATCCTTGTGGAAGTGTCTGAGAGCGCTGCCGTGGGCACTAAGATCCCCTTGGAAATAGCTGTGGATGAAGACGTGGGGTCCAATTCAATCCAGAGTTTCCAAATTTCCGTGAACAGTCACTTTAGCATCGATGTGCAGACCAGAGCTGATGGGGTTAAGTATGCAGATTTGGTGCTGATGAAGGAGCTAGATCGGGAAAGTCAGTCTGAATATACTCTGGAACTGGTGGCTATGGATGGCGGGACCCCATCCCGCTCTGGCAGTGCAGTGGTTAATGTTCGTGTGCTGGACTTTAATGACAATAGCCCGGTCTTTGAGAAAAGTGCTGTCACCGTGGACCTGATGGAGGATGCTCCTGTAGGCTACCTGCTGCTGGACCTGAATGCAGCCGACCCTGACGAAGGGGCCAACGGGGAGATAGTGTACGGGTTCAGCCCCCAGGTGGCTCAGGAGGTGCGCCAGCTCTTCAAAATCGATCCAAAAACCGGTCGCCTAACACTTGAAGGTCAGGTTGACTTTGAGACTAAGCAAACCTACGAGTTCGATGTCCAAGCTCAGGACCTGGGTCCCAACCCTCTCAGCGCCACCTGTAAGGTGATCGTGCATGTGATCGATGTGAATGACAATGCTCCGGCCATCAGCATCACTCCCCTGACCTCCATCAGCGCAGGGCTCGCCTACATCACCGAGGCGGCAGCTAAGGACAGCTTCGTGGCTCTGATCAGCACCACGGACAGGGACTCCGGGGCGAACGGCCAGGTGCACTGCACGCTGTACGGCCATGAGCACTTCAAGCTGCAGCAAGCCTATGAGGACAGCTACATGATCGTCACCACCTCGCCGCTAGACCGGGAGAGGATCGCAGAGTACAACCTGACCGTGGTGGCCGAGGACCTCGGCTCCCCCCCTTATAAGACCATCAAGCAGTACACCATCCGGGTGAGCGATGAGAATGACAATGCCCCCGTCTTTGCCAAGCCGGTGTACGAGGTGTCCGTCCTAGAGAACAATGCCCCCGGTGCCTATATCACCACGGTAGTCGCCAGAGACCCCGACCTGGGACATAACGGGAAAGTCATCTACAGACTGGCGGAGTCAGACGTTATGGGCGCCCCGATCTCCACTTATGTGTCCTTAGACCCAGCCACTGGGGCCATCTACGCCCTGAGGACCTTCAACTTTGAGATCCTCCAGCAGCTGGACCTGCGGATCCAGGCGAGTGACGGGGGCTCTCCGCAGCTCACCAGCAGCGCCATCATCAGGGTCAAGATAGTAGATCAGAACGATAACGCCCCGGTCATCACCAACCCCGTCCTGTCCAACGGCTCCGCAGAGGTGGTGCTCCCTGCCCGGGCCCCGCACGGCTTCCTGGTCACTCAGATCAGGGCCAGGGACGCGGACGAGGGGGTGGGTGACGAGCTGTCCTTCAGCCTGGCAGAGGAGGGGCGGAATCTATTCACCATCAACAGGGTGACCGGGGAGGTGTTCCTGAGCGCGGACGTGAGCGATGAGCTGGGCCAGGTGTTCCGGACCGTGGTCACCGTGTCTGATAACGGGAGGCCGCCTCTTACCGCCACCGCCACGGTCAGCTTCATAATCACCGCCGCCACCCCGCCGGCTCACCCCGAGGTCATGCAGCCAAGTTCATGGGAAGAGAAAGTTCCCCACTGGGACGTTCCCCTGATCGTCATCATCGTCCTGGCCGGCAGCTGCACCCTGCTCCTAGCGGCCATCATCACTATCGCCACCACCTGCAACCGGCGCCGACGGGAGAGCAAGGCGGCCACGGCAGAGAGAGACATCTCCGAGCTGGAGAAGGGCGAGGAGGACGGCGAGGGGCTGATAGACAGCCAGAAGGGCAACCTGTTCGACGCCTTCCCCAacagcagcacccccttcacggggACGGAGGTAGCGGCCGCCCCGGAGGTGCCCGTCACGGAGGAGAACTACGGGACCTGTCTGTACGACACCCAGAAGAGGCTGAGGACCACCAACAACGAG AGTTACACCCCAGCTCCCGGGTACGGGAAGGAGACGGGACCCACAGTGACAGTGTGGAAGGGACACTCGTGTAACACCATATCCATTCGCGAGGCTGAGAAGTTCAGCGGCAAGGACAGCGGCAAGGGGGACAGCGACTTCAATGACAGCGACTCCGACATCAGCGGGGACGCCCTGAGGAAGGACCTCATCAACCACATGCAGACCG gacTTTGGGCCTGTACTACTGAATGCAAAATACTAGGTCATTCAGACCGTTGTTGGAGCCCTTCGTGTGGCAGACCACCCAATGTCCATCCAGCAGCCATGCATACAGGCCAGCTCTCTGTTTCCAGCTTTTGTAAGAGCACCTCTTTGCCAAGAGATCCTTTGCATAGAGACAACTATTATCAATCATCTTCAACTCATGCACATTTCCAAAAAACAGGGGGCCTGCAAAGTGTCTATGAGAAGGTGCCTCCCAAAGACTATGAAAGCAGGACAATAACTTTAATTTCACCACCAAGATCTGGCCGACTTCCAGACCTTCAGGAAATCACTATGCCTCTTTATAAGTCCCCTGGCACAAGCAGATATGTGCCCTCACAAGACACTACCTGTGAACAGGATGAACTTTAG